The following proteins are co-located in the Ictalurus punctatus breed USDA103 chromosome 14, Coco_2.0, whole genome shotgun sequence genome:
- the LOC108274445 gene encoding hyaluronidase PH-20, with product MCYPGERGHRIYLLLLTFSVNFYHGISLSLPLTAAPIFKDTPFAVIWNAPTHVCQNLKISLDLSVFQAVTTPASEPNQFLFLFYSNRLGLYPYTEPSTGRQFNGGIPQKGNLTASLMKAHNDIIQYIPEFTPGLAVIDWEEWRPLWARNWASKDIYRKLSIQYAKENNPLLSPSEVDSVAMQQFENTAKAYMEKTMQLGIKLRPNYLWGFYLFPDCYNYGWGNPDYTGECPAIEKSRNNELLWLWESSTALFPSAYLPLSLREQPDAALFVRGLVKEAVRVSALPKSLYTTPIYVYLRPVFRDQNKIFLCEADLVHTIGESAALGASGVVLWDASADYNSKSSCEALAAYLPSTLNPYVANVSAAAKLCSQTLCQGSGRCVRQNPDSADYLYLNPNNFSIQQHDGKYVAVGVPSQSDLNVFINSFSCQCYVGQVCSANTSISVPKTPVVIQV from the exons ATGTGTTATCCTGGTGAGAGAGGACATCGTATTTACCTGCTCCTTTTAACCTTTTCTGTAAACTTCTACCATGGAATTTCCTTGTCTCTTCCCCTAACAGCTGCTCCAATCTTTAAGGATACACCTTTTGCAGTCATATGGAACGCACCTACACATGTGTGCCAAAACCTCAAGATTTCTTTGGACCTTTCTGTCTTTCAAGCAGTGACCACACCAGCCAGTGAACCAAATCAGTTTCTTTTCCTGTTCTACTCCAATCGGCTCGGACTATACCCATACACAGAGCCTAGTACAGGGAGGCAGTTTAATGGCGGCATTCCACAGAAAGGGAACCTGACAGCCAGCCTTATGAAAGCCCATAATGATATCATCCAGTATATTCCTGAGTTCACCCCAGGCTTGGCTGTGATTGACTGGGAGGAATGGCGTCCACTGTGGGCCAGGAACTGGGCCTCCAAAGACATCTATCGGAAGCTTTCCATTCAGTATgcaaaggaaaataatccacttctaTCCCCCAGTGAGGTTGATTCTGTAGCTATGCAGCAATTTGAGAACACAGCCAAGGCTTACATGGAGAAGACCATGCAGCTGGGGATCAAACTGCGTCCAAACTACCTCTGGGGCTTCTACCTGTTTCCAGATTGCTACAACTATGGGTGGGGTAACCCAGACTACACAGGTGAATGCCCAGCGATTGAGAAAAGCCGCAACAATGAGCTCCTTTGGCTGTGGGAGTCCAGTACAGCTTTATTTCCCTCAGCATATTTGCCACTCAGCCTGAGGGAACAACCTGACGCAGCTCTGTTTGTCCGGGGTCTTGTGAAGGAAGCTGTGAGGGTGTCCGCTCTTCCAAAGTCTCTCTACACCACACCAATTTATGTCTACTTACGTCCTGTCTTCAGAGATCAGAACAAAATATTTCTCTGTGAG GCAGATCTAGTCCATACTATTGGAGAGAGCGCAGCTTTAGGTGCATCAGGTGTAGTGCTCTGGGATGCAAGTGCTGACTACAACAGCAAG TCCTCATGTGAAGCACTGGCTGCTTATCTGCCCTCTACACTGAACCCTTATGTGGCCAACGTAAGTGCAGCTGCAAAACTCTGCAGTCAGACACTGTGCCAAGGCAGTGGTCGCTGTGTCCGCCAGAACCCCGACTCAGCAGACTACCTGTACCTGAACCCAAATAACTTCAGCATTCAGCAGCATGATGGGAAATATGTGGCTGTCGGTGTGCCTTCCCAAAGTGATCTTAATGTCTTTATAAACAGCTTTTCCTGTCAGTGTTATGTAGGTCAAGTGTGTTCTGCCAACACATCCATTTCAGTACCTAAGACTCCAGTAGTAATTCAAGTGTGA
- the LOC108274447 gene encoding hyaluronidase-5: MADLTQFTKRYMQQLPFLILLNLAGLYFSAALPPTKAPIFGKPFVVIWNAPIDKCDKLQIPLDLGVFHAITTPQQVPDQVLTLMYSSRLGLFPYIDLYNFTQYNGGIPQKGNLTASLQKAKKEFNQYIPSSAPGLAVLDWEEWFPLFDRNADLREIYKAVSINYTLQQNPSLTSNQATFIAKEQFEKAARSFLKETLQLGISQRPNILWGFYLFPDCYNYDFLNPNYTGKCPQSANILNDKLQWLWQASTAFFPSAYMPLSVSKTQKAALFVRHKVLEAMRVAESSHRPYIAPIYLYLQLLLRDQKGMYKSEADLIRSIGESAALGAAGCLLWGSSYYFKDTESCASLSTYLSNTVNKYVVNVTTAAELCSDVLCQGNGRCVRQSYDSDDYLHLNINSFVIEKIDGIYKVFGQLSNNDLIDWANKFTCQCYEDRKCMA; this comes from the exons ATGGCGGACCTCACTCAGTTCACAAAAAGATATATGCAGCAACTACCTTTCCTCATCCTCTTGAACCTGGCTGGGTTATACTTTTCAGCAGCTCTTCCACCAACGAAAGCTCCAATTTTTGGTAAGCCGTTTGTGGTCATTTGGAATGCTCCCATCGACAAATGTGATAAACTGCAGATCCCCCTGGACTTGGGTGTGTTTCATGCCATCACCACACCTCAGCAGGTGCCTGACCAAGTCCTGACCCTCATGTATAGTAGCAGATTGGGGCTTTTTCCTTATATTGACCTCTACAATTTCACACAGTACAATGGAGGCATTCCACAAAAGGGAAACTTAACTGCCAGTCTGCAGAAAGCTAAAAAAGAGTTCAACCAGTACATTCCATCATCTGCACCTGGCCTGGCTGTCCTTGACTGGGAGGAGTGGTTTCCTTTGTTTGATCGAAATGCAGACTTAAGAGAGATCTATAAGGCAGTGTCCATAAACTACACCCTTCAGCAGAATCCCTCCCTTACAAGCAACCAAGCTACATTTATAGCCAAAGAGCAATTTGAGAAAGCAGCCAGAAGTTTCTTGAAAGAAACATTGCAGTTAGGAATCTCACAAAGACCAAATATTCTCTGGGGCTTTTATTTGTTCCCTGACTGCTACAACTACGATTTTTTGAACCCAAACTACACTGGAAAATGTCCTCAGAGTGCAAATATATTAAATGACAAACTTCAATGGTTGTGGCAGGCAAGTACTGCATTCTTTCCATCAGCATACATGCCACTTTCTGTAAGTAAAACCCAGAAAGCAGCTCTGTTTGTTCGACACAAGGTGCTAGAAGCAATGAGAGTGGCAGAGTCGTCACACCGGCCCTACATTGCTCCCATTTATTTGTATCTGCAACTCCTTTTGCGGGATCAAAAGGGCATGTACAAGTCAGAG GCTGACCTGATTCGGAGTATTGGCGAGAGTGCAGCTCTGGGAGCCGCTGGATGTTTACTGTGGGGCTCTAGCTATTATTTTAAAGACACG GAATCATGCGCATCCCTTTCTACATACTTGTCTAACACAGTAAATAAGTATGTTGTCAATGTTACAACTGCAGCTGAACTGTGCAGTGATGTGCTGTGTCAGGGTAATGGCCGATGTGTCCGTCAAAGCTATGATTCAGATGACTACCTACACCTCAACATAAACAGCTTTGTTATAGAGAAGATTGATGGAATATATAAAGTCTTTGGGCAACTTTCCAATAATGACCTCATCGACTGGGCTAACAAGTTCACCTGTCAGTGCTATGAGGACAGAAAATGCATGGCTTAA
- the LOC128628697 gene encoding hyaluronidase PH-20, translating into MAHVEITGCTTLLTQRHMQQLPPLFLLTLAGLCFSAALPQTAAPLFNKPFVVIWNAPIYKCNQLQVPLDLDVFQAITTPAKVPNQTLTLFYKNRIGLFPYADVKTLTQYNGGIPQKGNLTASLQKAKKEFNKYTPSSAPGLAVLDWEEWFPLFDRNTDLREIYKAVSINYTLQQNPSLTSNQATFIAKEQFEKAARSFMEETLQLGISQRPNIFWGFYLFPDCYNYDFEKPSYTGRCSQTTTQLNTELLWLWEASTALFPSAYMPVSISGTQKAALFIRNQVLEAKRVAVIPQRLYTAPIYLYLRPLLQEQKEQYMREFGSSQVDLIRSIGESAALGAAGCVLWGSSYDFNDKASCESLSTYLSNMLNKYIINVTTAAELCGDLLCQGNGRCVRKTYDSDDYLHLNINSFNIQKINGMYNVTGEPSITDLTAWADKFTCQCYEDKKCTGLPSGFEYSDRRFIGHLTVLLATYLLGELL; encoded by the exons ATGGCACAT GTAGAAATCACAGGCTGCACCACACTGCTCACTCAGAGACACATGCAGCAACTACCTCCCCTCTTCCTTTTGACCCTGGCTGGGTTGTGTTTTTCAGCAGCTCTTCCACAAACAGCAGCCCCTCTTTTTAATAAACCGTTTGTGGTTATATGGAATGCTCCTATCTACAAATGCAATCAACTGCAGGTCCcattggatttggatgtgtttCAGGCAATCACCACACCAGCCAAAGTCCCGAACCAAACACTGACTCTTTTCTACAAAAATCGAATAGGACTCTTTCCTTACGCAGATGTTAAAACTTTGACACAGTACAATGGTGGCATTCCACAAAAGGGAAACTTAACTGCCAGTCTGCAAAAAGCCAAAAAAGAGTTCAACAAGTACACTCCATCATCTGCACCTGGCCTGGCTGTCCTTGACTGGGAGGAGTGGTTTCCTTTGTTTGATCGAAATACAGACTTAAGAGAGATCTATAAGGCAGTGTCCATAAACTACACCCTTCAGCAGAATCCCTCCCTTACAAGCAACCAAGCTACATTTATAGCCAAAGAGCAATTTGAGAAAGCAGCCAGAAGTTTCATGGAAGAAACATTGCAGTTAGGAATCTCACAAAGACCAAATATTTTCTGGGGCTTTTATTTGTTTCCTGACTGCTACAACTATGATTTTGAGAAACCAAGCTATACAGGGAGATGCTCTCAGACCACAACACAGTTAAATACTGAACTTCTCTGGCTGTGGGAGGCAAGCACTGCCCTCTTCCCATCAGCATACATGCCTGTTTCTATAAGTGGAACCCAGAAAGCAGCCCTATTCATCCGAAACCAGGTGCTAGAGGCAAAGAGAGTGGCAGTTATTCCTCAGAGGCTCTACACTGCTCCTATTTATTTGTACTTGCGACCCCTTTTGCAAGAACAGAAGGAGCAATACATGAGAGAG TTtggctcttctcaggtcgacctGATTCGGAGTATTGGTGAGAGTGCAGCTCTGGGGGCTGCTGGATGTGTGCTGTGGGGATCTAGCTATGATTTCAATGACAAG GCATCATGTGAATCCCTTTCTACATACTTGTCtaacatgctaaataaatacatcatcaaTGTTACAACTGCAGCTGAACTCTGCGGTGATCTGCTGTGTCAAGGTAATGGGCGCTGTGTCCGTAAAACCTATGATTCAGATGACTACCTACACCTCAACATAAACAGCTTTAATATACAGAAGATTAATGGGATGTATAACGTCACTGGGGAACCTTCTATCACTGACCTCACTGCCTGGGCTGACAAGTTCACTTGTCAGTGCTATGAGGACAAGAAATGCACAGGATTGCCCTCAGGATTTGAATATAGTGATAGACGATTCATTGGACACCTGACAGTACTGCTTGCTACATATCTGCTAGGTGAATTGTTGTAG
- the LOC108274446 gene encoding hyaluronidase-5, translated as MADLTQFTKRYMQQLPFLILLNLAGLYFSAALPPTKAPIFDKPFVVIWNAPIDKCYKLQIPLDLGVFHAITTPQQVPDQVLTLMYSSRLGLFPYIDLYNFTQYNGGIPQKGNLTASLQKAKKEFNQYIPSSAPGLAVLDWEEWFPLFDRNAAVREIYKAVSINYTLQQNPSLTSNQATFIAKEQFEKAARSFLEETLQLGISQRPNILWGFYLFPDCYNYDFLNPNYTGKCPQSANIVNDKLQWLWQASTAFFPSAYMPLSVSKTQKAALFVRHKVLEAMRVAESLDRPYIAPIYLYLQLLLRDQKGMYKSEADLIRSIGESAALGAAGCLLWGSSYYFKDTESCASLSTYLSNTVNKYVVNVTTAAELCSDVLCQGNGRCVRQSYDSDDYLHLNINSFVIEKIDGMYKAFGQLSSDDLIDWANKFTCQCYEDRKCMA; from the exons ATGGCGGACCTCACTCAGTTCACAAAAAGATATATGCAGCAACTACCTTTCCTCATCCTCTTGAACCTGGCTGGGTTATACTTTTCAGCAGCTCTTCCACCAACGAAAGCTCCAATTTTTGATAAGCCGTTTGTGGTCATTTGGAATGCTCCCATTGACAAATGCTATAAACTGCAGATCCCCCTGGACTTGGGTGTGTTTCATGCCATCACCACACCTCAGCAGGTGCCTGACCAAGTCCTGACCCTCATGTATAGTAGCAGATTGGGGCTTTTTCCTTATATTGACCTCTACAATTTCACACAGTACAATGGAGGCATTCCACAAAAGGGAAACTTAACTGCCAGTCTGCAGAAAGCTAAAAAAGAGTTCAACCAGTACATTCCATCATCTGCACCTGGCCTGGCTGTCCTTGACTGGGAGGAGTGGTTTCCTTTGTTTGATCGAAATGCTGCCGTAAGAGAGATCTATAAGGCAGTGTCCATAAACTACACCCTTCAGCAGAATCCCTCCCTTACAAGCAACCAAGCTACATTTATAGCCAAAGAGCAATTTGAGAAAGCAGCCAGAAGTTTCTTGGAAGAAACATTGCAGTTAGGAATCTCACAAAGACCAAATATTCTCTGGGGCTTTTATTTGTTCCCTGACTGCTACAACTATGATTTTTTGAACCCAAACTACACAGGAAAATGTCCTCAGAGTGCAAATATAGTAAATGACAAACTTCAGTGGTTGTGGCAGGCAAGTACTGCATTCTTTCCATCAGCATACATGCCACTTTCTGTAAGTAAAACCCAGAAAGCAGCTCTGTTTGTTCGACACAAGGTGCTAGAAGCAATGAGAGTGGCAGAGTCGTTAGACCGGCCCTACATTGCTCCCATTTATTTGTATCTGCAACTCCTTTTGCGGGATCAAAAGGGCATGTACAAGTCAGAG GCTGACCTGATTCGGAGTATTGGCGAGAGTGCAGCTCTGGGAGCCGCTGGATGTTTACTGTGGGGCTCTAGCTATTATTTTAAAGACACG GAATCATGCGCATCCCTTTCTACATACTTGTCTAACACAGTAAATAAGTATGTTGTCAATGTTACAACTGCAGCTGAACTGTGCAGTGATGTGCTGTGTCAGGGTAATGGCCGATGTGTCCGTCAAAGCTATGATTCAGATGACTACCTACACCTCAACATAAACAGCTTTGTTATAGAGAAGATTGATGGAATGTATAAAGCCTTTGGGCAACTTTCCAGTGATGACCTCATCGACTGGGCTAACAAGTTCACCTGTCAGTGCTATGAGGACAGAAAATGCATGGCTTAA
- the LOC108274420 gene encoding hyaluronidase-4 gives MPGGPCGASHKALTIVCALVLSWLLLLVHAAFSQKPAKLPLVGRKPFLAAWNAPLDLCSIKYNMNISLDLFHISGSPRAVHTGQDVTIFYPNRLGYYPFYTEQGEAVNGGLPQNCSLEAHLSKASKDIAHFIPSEDFQGLAVIDWEYWRPQWSRNWQKKEIYRQRSRELVSRAYINVTEDQIEELARLRFEKSAMAFMQGTLELGTRARPKGLWGFYLYPDCHNYNVHIHNYSGYCPMMESVRNDELLWLWNSSTALFPAMAIRKGHMDSIRNLHFCQNRVLESVRLASMTSLPYELPTFVYTRLGYRDEAMTFLSQKDLIHTIGESAALGAAGFVIWGDLNLTSSRQNCSRVRTFLSYRLGQYITNVTRAAEVCSEYLCQSNGRCVRKDPRAPHFLHLSRTSYRILSNRNGTFAVTGWHSQHELQQLAERFYCHCYEGYEGEHCDSTESTDTADFEEKKKEVEEEEQDRGAESSAESVGNALVLVVLLVLFTFGCI, from the exons ATGCCTGGTGGGCCCTGCGGGGCCTCGCATAAAGCCCTGACTATTGTTTGTGCCCTTGTCCTCTCCTGGTTATTACTCTTGGTGCATGCTGCATTCAGCCAGAAACCTGCCAAGCTGCCCCTGGTGGGCCGCAAGCCATTCTTGGCTGCATGGAATGCACCACTCGACTTGTGCTCCATCAAATACAACATGAACATCAGTCTGGACCTTTTTCACATTAGTGGCAGTCCAAGAGCTGTCCATACAGGCCAGGATGTCACCATCTTCTATCCAAACCGTCTGGGGTACTATCCATTCTATACTGAGCAAGGTGAGGCAGTGAATGGAGGCCTTCCTCAGAACTGCAGTCTGGAAGCTCACCTCAGCAAAGCTAGCAAAGACATTGCACACTTCATTCCCTCAGAAGATTTCCAAGGCCTAGCTGTCATCGACTGGGAGTATTGGAGGCCACAATGGAGCCGCAACTGGCAGAAGAAGGAAATTTATCGACAACGCTCACGTGAACTTGTCTCTCGAGCCTATATCAATGTGACAGAAGATCAGATAGAGGAACTGGCACGTCTACGCTTCGAAAAGAGTGCCATGGCATTTATGCAGGGCACGCTGGAGCTTGGCACACGGGCTCGACCAAAAGGCCTATGGGGCTTCTACCTATATCCAGACTGCCATAACTATAATGTGCACATACACAATTACAGTGGCTACTGCCCCATGATGGAAAGTGTCCGCAATGACGAATTACTCTGGTTGTGGAACAGCAGTACTGCACTCTTCCCTGCAATGGCTATCCGTAAGGGCCACATGGACAGCATTCGCAACCTGCACTTCTGCCAGAACAGGGTGTTGGAGTCTGTAAGGCTCGCATCCATGACCTCACTGCCCTACGAGCTGCCCACTTTTGTGTACACAAGACTCGGGTACAGAGATGAAGCCATGACATTCCTATCACAG AAGGATTTAATACACACAATAGGGGAAAGTGCTGCTTTAGGTGCCGCAGGCTTTGTGATCTGGGGCGACCTTAACCTCACATCTTCTAGA CAAAACTGCTCCAGGGTAAGAACATTTTTGAGCTATAGACTGGGCCAGTACATCACCAACGTGACCCGTGCAGCTGAAGTGTGCAGTGAATATCTGTGCCAGTCCAACGGCCGTTGTGTACGGAAAGACCCACGGGCACCGCATTTCTTGCACCTGAGCCGCACCAGCTACCGCATCCTGTCAAACCGCAATGGCACATTCGCCGTAACTGGCTGGCATTCTCAGCATGAACTACAACAACTAGCAGAAAGGTTCTACTGCCACTGTTATGAAGGGTACGAGGGTGAGCACTGTGACAGTACAGAGTCAACGGACACAGCAGACtttgaggagaaaaagaaggaggtggaggaggaagagcagGATCGAGGGGCAGAGAGCTCTGCTGAGTCTGTGGGAAACGCCCTTGTCCTGGTGGTGCTGCTTGTTTTGTTTACCTTTGGCTGTATTTAA